From a region of the Erythrobacter neustonensis genome:
- a CDS encoding error-prone DNA polymerase: MPDAPLTPDKRTLDIDPDAVAAPPRAPFVELGLASCFSFLRGASDAVDLVLTAHALGYDALGIADVNSMAGVVRIHTEAKTLKIRPLIGCRIETVEGLAFLAYPQDRAAYGRLCRLISAGRMQTLSGEWQDKGVCEIDLALLAGHAEGVQLILIPPDDLELPITVIVPSNVIPFARPAPPSASDDSTPEGDAADPVRGGQAMQLAAPLPELLPHLVHQLPTLRHLAASYLYRGDDIARIERLDQLARANGLGLLATNDVHYHAPERRALHDVMTAIRHKTTVAAAGHLLHPNAERYFKSPAAMQHLFARWPHAITAAREVADACRFSLDELSYEYPQEIYPDDQTPQSFLESEVLAGAARRYPEGVPETVRATLARELALIAKLDLARYFLTIKDIVDFARGCDPPILCQGRGSAANSAVCYVLGITSVDPAKHQLLFDRFISEERKEPPDIDVDFEHERREEVIQYIYRRYGRHRAGLCATVIHYRPRMAIREVGKAMGLSEDITSALARTVWGGWGREINEKHAAETGLDITDPHLRRVLRLTEQMIGMPRHLGQHVGGFILTEGALTETVPIGNGAMPERSFIEWDKDDIEALGILKVDVLALGMLTCVRKCLDLLATHHGRDLTLATVPREDPETYAMLRKGDSLGVFQVESRAQMNMLPRLRPREFYDLVIQVAIVRPGPIQGDMVHPYLKRRRGAEPVQIPAPAPEYGPPDELTSILGRTLGVPIFQEQAMKIALDAAKFSSLEANRLRKAMATFRSRGMVDELQDMMVERMVARGYDRDFAQRCFNQIRGFGEYGFPESHAASFAQLVYVSSWLKCHYPAAFACGLLNSQPMGFYAPAQIVRDAAEHGVEVRPIDVNASAWDCTLEGAGGNHALRLGLRQIDGLPEHIAAALVAEREAGGTFSTIADLRARTGLSPAHIERLASADAFTSIGLTRRQALWDARSLIAVPDLPLFRAAGVREEGAERSAIRLPAMPLSEEVVTDYQTTRLSLKAHPMAFLRADLAARGFVRAADLRSRKFRSMVQVAGVVLIRQRPGSAKGVTFITLEDETGVINLVIWPDLKEKQRKVVMGARLMEVRGRVEYDDEVIHVIAAHMTDATRTLHRLSDDLLDAPLARADHVNAPLSGRKPAHPREAVRPRDMIDEMAPLPNVTGHPRDHRILPKSRDFH, from the coding sequence ATGCCCGACGCTCCGCTGACCCCCGACAAACGCACGCTCGACATCGACCCCGACGCGGTCGCCGCTCCGCCGCGCGCGCCCTTTGTCGAACTCGGGCTTGCCAGCTGCTTCAGTTTCCTGCGCGGTGCATCGGATGCGGTCGATCTGGTGCTGACCGCACATGCGCTGGGCTACGATGCGCTGGGGATCGCCGATGTCAATTCGATGGCCGGCGTGGTACGCATCCACACCGAGGCCAAGACGCTCAAGATCAGACCGCTGATCGGCTGCCGGATCGAAACCGTCGAGGGGTTGGCTTTCCTCGCCTATCCGCAGGACCGCGCCGCCTATGGCCGGCTGTGCCGCCTGATCAGCGCCGGGCGGATGCAGACGCTCAGCGGCGAATGGCAGGACAAGGGCGTGTGCGAGATCGATCTTGCGCTGCTCGCGGGCCATGCCGAAGGCGTGCAGCTGATCCTCATCCCGCCCGATGATCTGGAACTGCCGATCACCGTTATCGTGCCCAGCAACGTGATCCCTTTCGCGCGTCCCGCACCGCCGTCTGCCTCGGATGACAGCACGCCGGAAGGCGACGCTGCCGATCCGGTCCGGGGCGGGCAGGCCATGCAACTGGCAGCGCCTTTGCCCGAACTGCTTCCGCACCTTGTCCACCAGCTTCCAACGCTGCGGCACCTTGCGGCCAGTTATCTTTACCGTGGTGACGATATCGCCCGGATCGAGCGGCTCGATCAGCTTGCGCGGGCCAATGGCCTTGGCCTGTTGGCGACCAACGATGTCCACTACCACGCCCCCGAACGCCGCGCGCTGCACGATGTGATGACCGCAATCCGGCACAAGACCACGGTCGCGGCGGCCGGCCATCTGCTGCACCCCAATGCCGAGCGCTATTTCAAATCGCCCGCAGCGATGCAGCACCTGTTCGCGCGCTGGCCCCACGCGATTACCGCGGCGCGCGAGGTGGCGGATGCGTGCCGGTTCAGCCTTGATGAACTGTCCTATGAATACCCGCAGGAAATCTACCCCGACGATCAGACCCCGCAGAGCTTTCTGGAAAGCGAGGTGCTGGCGGGGGCTGCGCGGCGCTATCCCGAAGGCGTGCCCGAAACCGTCCGCGCCACGCTCGCGCGCGAGCTCGCGTTGATCGCCAAGCTCGATCTGGCGCGCTATTTCCTCACCATCAAGGATATCGTCGATTTCGCCCGCGGCTGCGATCCGCCGATTCTGTGTCAGGGGCGGGGGAGCGCGGCCAATTCGGCGGTCTGCTACGTGCTCGGCATCACCTCGGTCGATCCGGCCAAGCACCAACTGTTGTTCGACCGCTTCATCTCCGAAGAACGGAAAGAACCGCCCGATATCGATGTCGATTTCGAGCATGAGCGGCGCGAGGAGGTGATCCAGTATATCTACCGCAGATATGGCCGCCACCGCGCGGGCCTGTGCGCGACCGTGATCCATTATCGCCCGCGCATGGCAATCCGCGAAGTGGGCAAGGCAATGGGATTGTCGGAAGACATCACCAGCGCGCTTGCCCGCACCGTGTGGGGCGGATGGGGGCGCGAGATCAACGAGAAGCACGCTGCCGAAACCGGGCTCGACATCACCGATCCGCACCTCAGACGCGTGCTAAGGCTGACCGAGCAGATGATCGGGATGCCGCGCCATCTCGGCCAGCACGTCGGCGGCTTCATCCTCACCGAAGGCGCGCTGACCGAGACCGTCCCGATCGGCAACGGCGCGATGCCGGAACGTTCCTTCATCGAATGGGACAAGGACGATATCGAGGCGCTGGGCATCCTCAAGGTCGATGTGCTGGCGCTGGGGATGTTGACCTGCGTGCGCAAGTGCCTCGATCTGCTGGCCACGCATCATGGCCGCGACCTGACGCTTGCGACTGTCCCGCGCGAAGACCCGGAAACCTATGCGATGCTGCGCAAGGGCGACTCGCTCGGCGTGTTTCAGGTCGAAAGCCGCGCGCAGATGAACATGCTGCCGCGTCTGCGCCCGCGCGAATTTTACGATCTCGTCATTCAGGTCGCGATTGTCCGCCCGGGGCCGATCCAGGGCGACATGGTCCACCCCTATCTCAAGCGGCGGCGCGGGGCCGAGCCTGTCCAGATCCCTGCGCCCGCGCCCGAATACGGCCCGCCCGACGAACTGACCAGCATTCTGGGGCGCACCTTGGGCGTGCCGATCTTTCAGGAACAGGCGATGAAGATCGCACTGGATGCGGCCAAATTCTCCAGCCTCGAAGCCAACCGGCTGAGGAAGGCGATGGCGACCTTCCGCAGCCGCGGGATGGTCGACGAGCTGCAGGACATGATGGTCGAACGCATGGTCGCACGCGGGTACGACCGCGACTTTGCGCAGCGCTGCTTCAACCAGATCCGCGGCTTTGGCGAATACGGCTTTCCCGAAAGCCACGCGGCAAGTTTTGCGCAGCTCGTCTATGTGTCGAGCTGGCTCAAATGCCATTATCCCGCGGCCTTTGCTTGCGGGCTGCTCAATTCGCAGCCGATGGGGTTCTATGCGCCCGCGCAGATCGTGCGCGATGCGGCCGAGCACGGGGTCGAAGTGCGGCCTATCGATGTCAATGCCAGCGCGTGGGACTGCACGCTCGAGGGGGCAGGCGGCAATCATGCGCTGCGTCTGGGATTGCGGCAGATCGATGGGCTGCCCGAACATATTGCCGCTGCATTGGTGGCCGAGCGGGAGGCGGGGGGGACTTTCTCGACCATCGCCGATCTGCGCGCGCGCACCGGGCTTTCGCCTGCGCATATCGAACGGCTCGCCAGCGCCGATGCCTTCACGTCGATCGGGCTGACCCGCCGGCAGGCCTTGTGGGATGCGCGCAGCCTGATCGCCGTTCCCGATCTGCCGTTGTTCCGTGCCGCCGGTGTGCGCGAGGAGGGGGCCGAACGCAGTGCGATCCGCTTGCCCGCGATGCCGCTGTCCGAGGAAGTCGTGACCGACTACCAGACCACACGCCTCAGCCTGAAGGCGCACCCGATGGCATTCCTGCGCGCGGATCTGGCCGCACGCGGTTTCGTGCGCGCGGCCGATCTGCGCAGCCGCAAGTTCCGCAGCATGGTGCAGGTCGCCGGCGTGGTGCTGATCCGCCAGCGTCCCGGCAGCGCCAAGGGCGTGACCTTCATCACGCTGGAGGACGAGACGGGCGTGATCAATCTCGTGATCTGGCCCGATCTCAAGGAGAAGCAGCGCAAGGTCGTGATGGGCGCACGGTTGATGGAGGTGCGCGGGCGGGTGGAGTATGACGATGAAGTGATCCACGTCATCGCCGCGCACATGACTGACGCGACCCGGACATTGCACCGCTTGTCCGACGACCTGCTCGATGCGCCACTTGCCCGCGCCGACCATGTCAATGCGCCGTTGTCGGGTCGCAAGCCCGCCCACCCCCGCGAAGCGGTGCGGCCGCGCGACATGATCGATGAAATGGCGCCGCTGCCCAATGTGACGGGGCATCCGCGCGATCACAGAATTCTGCCCAAATCGCGGGATTTCCATTAA
- a CDS encoding extensin family protein, protein MSRSKTNSHYRAAARAVFLLIVLIGAIAGWQWLQNHPEHNPMAPLDLDDPPGWATRTKIAKLREDVGECRAVLERSEVAFTVLDPAGEGECARTDRTQLGDYPLSPDTPAVTCPVAAALEIWRRDSVGPAARDIMGSDIARIEHFGAYSCRRINGSEAGAWSEHATANAIDIAGFVLEDGQKISVLRDWDSEGPKAQFLRAVRDGACNGFATVLSPEYNAAHADHFHFDQDDRWSGVCR, encoded by the coding sequence ATGTCTCGTAGCAAAACCAATTCGCATTACCGCGCCGCCGCGCGCGCGGTGTTCCTGCTCATCGTGCTGATCGGCGCGATCGCAGGCTGGCAGTGGCTGCAAAACCATCCCGAACACAACCCGATGGCGCCGCTCGATCTCGATGATCCGCCGGGCTGGGCGACGCGCACCAAGATCGCGAAGCTGCGCGAGGATGTGGGCGAATGCCGTGCGGTGCTCGAACGCAGCGAGGTGGCCTTCACCGTGCTCGACCCGGCGGGCGAGGGCGAATGCGCGCGAACCGACCGCACGCAGCTGGGGGACTATCCGCTAAGCCCCGATACGCCCGCGGTAACCTGCCCGGTCGCCGCCGCGCTCGAAATCTGGCGACGCGACAGTGTCGGGCCGGCAGCGCGCGACATCATGGGAAGCGATATCGCCCGGATCGAGCATTTCGGTGCCTATTCGTGCCGGCGGATCAATGGCAGCGAAGCGGGCGCGTGGAGCGAGCATGCCACTGCGAACGCGATCGACATTGCCGGATTCGTGCTTGAAGACGGTCAGAAAATCAGCGTGTTGCGCGATTGGGACAGCGAAGGGCCGAAGGCACAATTCCTGCGCGCGGTGCGTGACGGGGCGTGCAACGGCTTTGCCACGGTGCTCTCACCCGAATACAACGCCGCACATGCCGACCACTTCCATTTCGATCAGGACGATCGCTGGAGCGGCGTCTGCCGCTGA
- the phoB gene encoding phosphate regulon transcriptional regulator PhoB, with amino-acid sequence MSAAKLLLVEDDPALSELLEYRFQNEGYAVRCTGDGDEALVLAAEETPDLIILDWMIEGTSGIEVCRRLRRDKDTAHVPIIMLTAREAEDDRIRGLETGADDYLTKPFSPRELLARVAAVMRRIRPVLAGETVEVGDLKLDPVAHKVQRRGQALQLGPTEYRLLKFFMESPGRVFSRGQLLDGVWGNGSDIELRTVDVHIRRLRKAITIDSARDPIRTVRSAGYALEPV; translated from the coding sequence ATGTCCGCTGCCAAACTGCTGCTTGTCGAAGATGATCCGGCGCTGTCGGAACTGCTGGAATACCGCTTCCAGAACGAAGGCTACGCCGTGCGCTGCACCGGCGATGGCGACGAAGCGCTTGTTTTGGCTGCGGAAGAAACCCCCGACTTGATCATCCTCGACTGGATGATCGAAGGCACCAGCGGGATCGAAGTCTGCCGCCGCCTGCGCCGCGACAAAGACACCGCGCACGTCCCGATCATCATGCTCACCGCGCGCGAGGCCGAGGACGATCGCATCCGCGGCCTTGAAACCGGAGCCGACGATTATCTCACGAAACCCTTTTCCCCCCGTGAGTTGCTCGCCCGGGTCGCCGCCGTCATGCGTCGCATCCGCCCGGTCCTGGCAGGCGAGACGGTTGAGGTGGGCGATCTCAAGCTCGACCCCGTCGCACACAAGGTCCAGCGCCGCGGACAGGCGCTTCAGCTGGGGCCTACCGAATACAGGCTGTTGAAATTCTTCATGGAAAGTCCCGGCCGTGTGTTCAGCCGGGGTCAGCTCCTCGACGGGGTGTGGGGCAATGGCTCGGACATCGAGCTGCGCACGGTCGATGTCCACATCCGGCGGCTGCGCAAGGCGATCACGATCGACAGCGCCCGTGACCCGATCCGCACCGTGCGATCGGCCGGCTACGCGCTCGAACCTGTGTAA
- the phoU gene encoding phosphate signaling complex protein PhoU: MAEHTVKAFDEDITRLRGLIAEMGGLAEVAIAESLDALVRGDEALAEQVVARDKRMDALEMEVDKLAVRIIALRAPMADDLREVIAALKIGGVLERIGDYSKNIAKRTGMIEGRGRFEPLTLLPVMGELAGEMVHDVLTAYAARDPDLAREVIATDVKVDGFYNSIFRNLVSYMVENPSTISSAAQLLFVARNIERIGDHATNVAEMVHFAATGTYPPEGDR, encoded by the coding sequence ATGGCTGAACATACCGTCAAGGCATTCGACGAAGACATCACCCGCCTGCGCGGCTTGATCGCGGAAATGGGCGGTCTGGCCGAGGTGGCGATTGCCGAATCGCTCGACGCGCTGGTGCGCGGGGACGAGGCGCTGGCCGAACAGGTGGTGGCGCGTGACAAGCGCATGGATGCGCTCGAAATGGAGGTCGACAAGCTCGCGGTGCGGATCATCGCGCTGCGTGCGCCGATGGCGGACGACCTGCGCGAAGTGATCGCCGCGCTCAAGATCGGCGGCGTGCTCGAACGGATCGGCGACTATTCGAAGAACATCGCCAAGCGCACCGGAATGATCGAAGGCCGCGGCCGGTTCGAACCGTTGACGCTGCTGCCCGTGATGGGCGAGCTCGCGGGCGAAATGGTGCACGATGTGCTCACCGCCTATGCCGCGCGCGATCCCGATCTGGCGCGCGAAGTGATCGCGACCGACGTGAAGGTCGACGGGTTCTACAACTCGATCTTCCGCAACCTCGTCAGCTACATGGTCGAAAACCCCTCGACCATTTCGAGCGCGGCGCAGCTGCTGTTCGTGGCGCGCAACATCGAACGCATCGGCGACCACGCGACCAACGTGGCCGAAATGGTCCACTTCGCCGCGACCGGAACCTACCCCCCCGAAGGCGACCGCTAG
- the pstB gene encoding phosphate ABC transporter ATP-binding protein PstB, whose translation MADENAKIRARDVCVFYGEKKAIDHVSIDISPNYVTAFIGPSGCGKSTFLRCFNRMNDTIGAAKVTGLIELDGEDIHGSRMDVVQLRARVGMVFQKPNPFPKSIYENIAYGPKIHGLAEKKADLDVIVERSLTRAGLWDEVKDRLDDSGTALSGGQQQRLCIARAIAVDPEVILMDEPASALDPIATAKIEELIDELSGRYAIVIVTHSMQQAARVSQRTAFFHLGKMVEYGPTSEIFTNPIEERTKDYITGRYG comes from the coding sequence ATGGCCGACGAGAACGCGAAGATTCGCGCGCGTGACGTCTGCGTCTTCTACGGCGAGAAGAAGGCGATCGATCACGTGTCGATCGACATTTCGCCCAATTACGTCACCGCCTTCATCGGCCCGTCGGGCTGCGGCAAGTCGACCTTCCTGCGCTGCTTCAACCGCATGAATGACACGATCGGCGCAGCCAAGGTAACGGGTCTGATCGAACTCGACGGCGAGGACATCCACGGCAGCCGGATGGACGTGGTGCAACTGCGCGCGCGCGTCGGCATGGTTTTCCAGAAGCCCAACCCCTTCCCCAAGTCGATCTACGAAAACATCGCCTATGGCCCCAAGATTCACGGGCTGGCCGAGAAGAAGGCCGATCTCGATGTGATCGTCGAACGCTCGCTGACGCGCGCCGGCCTGTGGGACGAGGTCAAGGATCGGCTCGACGATTCGGGCACCGCGCTTTCGGGCGGTCAGCAGCAGCGCCTGTGCATTGCGCGCGCGATTGCGGTCGATCCCGAAGTGATCCTGATGGACGAACCGGCCTCTGCGCTCGATCCCATCGCAACCGCCAAGATCGAGGAACTGATCGACGAGCTTTCGGGCCGTTATGCGATCGTGATCGTCACCCACTCGATGCAGCAGGCCGCGCGTGTCAGCCAGCGCACCGCATTCTTCCACCTCGGCAAAATGGTCGAGTATGGGCCCACCTCGGAAATCTTCACCAATCCCATCGAGGAGCGGACGAAGGATTACATTACAGGACGTTACGGCTGA
- the pstA gene encoding phosphate ABC transporter permease PstA — protein MSDPALPATTVDAPAALGPTRTPAFEARLARRYRQERNFRRIGLGAVVFSVAVLVFLLGNMLMNGVAGFQRTEMAVTIDFPASGLAGDATSLTAPSAAQTLEMQGLPNIVTTFASEQLGADAAAQIAPDAWRDIAAALAEDPDLINRTQTFQLPTTSAMSGALRGEGSPELQALAARLQDQGKLGRNFDGGFLTRSDATSPQSVGIWGALKGSMLTMLVTLVLAFPIGVLSALYLEEYAPRGRWTDIIEVSISNLAAVPSIIFGLLGLSLFLAAFPGLRSAPLIGGMTLALMTMPVIVISGRNAIKAVPPSIRDGALAIGASPVQVVFHHVLPLALPGMLTGTIIGMARALGETAPLLLIGMRIFVATPPEGFASPATVLPMQIFLWSDEIDRGFVERTSAAIIVLLAFLLAMNGLAIYLRNKFEKRW, from the coding sequence ATGAGCGATCCCGCCCTCCCCGCAACAACCGTAGATGCGCCCGCCGCGCTCGGCCCGACGCGCACGCCCGCGTTCGAAGCGCGCCTTGCCCGCCGCTATCGGCAGGAACGCAATTTCCGCCGCATCGGGCTTGGCGCGGTGGTGTTCTCGGTTGCGGTGCTGGTGTTCCTGCTCGGCAACATGCTGATGAACGGTGTCGCCGGGTTCCAGCGCACCGAAATGGCGGTCACGATCGACTTTCCCGCCAGCGGCCTTGCGGGCGATGCGACCTCGCTCACCGCACCCAGCGCTGCGCAGACGCTCGAAATGCAGGGTCTGCCCAATATCGTCACCACCTTCGCAAGCGAGCAATTGGGCGCGGATGCCGCCGCCCAGATCGCGCCCGATGCCTGGCGCGATATCGCCGCCGCGCTTGCGGAAGATCCCGATCTCATCAACCGCACCCAGACCTTCCAGCTGCCGACCACCTCGGCGATGTCGGGCGCGCTGCGCGGTGAAGGTTCGCCCGAGCTTCAGGCGCTCGCCGCGCGGTTGCAGGATCAGGGCAAGCTGGGGCGCAATTTCGACGGGGGCTTCCTCACCCGTTCGGATGCCACCAGCCCGCAATCGGTGGGCATCTGGGGCGCGCTCAAGGGCTCGATGCTGACCATGCTGGTGACGCTGGTGCTGGCTTTCCCGATCGGTGTGCTCTCGGCGCTCTATCTCGAAGAATACGCCCCGCGCGGCCGCTGGACCGACATTATCGAAGTCTCGATCAGCAATCTGGCTGCGGTGCCTTCGATCATCTTCGGTCTGCTGGGCCTGTCGCTGTTCCTCGCGGCCTTCCCCGGCTTGCGCTCTGCGCCGCTGATCGGCGGGATGACGCTGGCGTTGATGACGATGCCCGTGATCGTGATTTCGGGCCGCAACGCAATCAAGGCGGTGCCGCCGTCGATCCGTGACGGCGCGCTCGCCATCGGCGCCTCGCCGGTGCAGGTCGTGTTCCACCACGTGCTGCCGCTTGCGCTGCCCGGCATGCTGACCGGCACGATCATCGGCATGGCGCGCGCGCTGGGCGAAACCGCGCCGTTGCTGCTCATCGGGATGCGGATTTTCGTCGCTACCCCGCCCGAAGGCTTCGCTTCGCCCGCCACGGTGCTGCCGATGCAGATCTTCCTGTGGTCGGACGAAATCGACCGCGGCTTTGTCGAACGCACCAGCGCGGCTATCATCGTCCTGCTCGCGTTCCTGCTCGCCATGAACGGCCTCGCAATCTACCTCCGCAACAAGTTCGAGAAACGCTGGTGA
- the pstC gene encoding phosphate ABC transporter permease subunit PstC, protein MSPITLILIALGLGLVGWLAGRAKAWGFQTGDAATRPASRPVYHAWYVALWVVLPVLVFVIAWGIIAPQLVMQSVLASPAAESLPIFGFERDAFLGEARAVALGQAPGVFNDEAEPLIAPFREAFARYNTIGIIVTVLIALAGGALAFLRLRPQFGARTKVERTVLTILMLASLVAILTTLGIFVSLVFETVRFFGMVSPIDFLFGTKWGPDTMGNPEAVDASRYGAVPLFWGTIFIGAIIAMIVAIPLGLMSAIYLTQYADPRVRRWIKPLLELLAGVPTVVYGYFAALTLAPMIRNAAVAVGITNASTESALAAGIVMGVMIIPFVSSMADDSMAAVPGAMRDGSLAMGATKSETIRRVLFPAALPGIVAGIMLAVSRAIGETMIVVMAASPAANLTANPLEPMSTVTVQIVKLLTGEQSTDHPATLSAYALGFVLFMVTLALNFIALRVVKRFREAYE, encoded by the coding sequence ATGTCGCCGATCACACTGATCCTGATTGCGCTGGGCCTCGGCCTTGTCGGCTGGCTTGCGGGCCGCGCCAAGGCGTGGGGTTTCCAGACCGGCGACGCGGCGACGCGTCCGGCCTCGCGCCCGGTCTATCACGCCTGGTATGTCGCGCTGTGGGTGGTGCTGCCCGTCCTCGTCTTCGTGATCGCCTGGGGCATCATCGCCCCGCAGCTGGTGATGCAATCGGTGCTCGCCTCCCCTGCGGCCGAAAGCCTGCCGATCTTCGGGTTCGAGCGTGACGCCTTCCTCGGCGAAGCGCGCGCGGTCGCGCTGGGGCAGGCGCCGGGCGTGTTCAACGACGAGGCAGAGCCGCTGATCGCGCCCTTCCGCGAAGCCTTTGCCCGCTACAACACGATCGGCATTATCGTCACCGTGCTGATCGCGCTGGCGGGCGGCGCGCTCGCCTTCCTGCGCCTGCGCCCGCAATTCGGGGCGCGCACCAAGGTCGAGCGGACCGTGCTCACGATCCTCATGCTCGCCTCGCTGGTGGCGATCCTCACCACGCTCGGCATCTTCGTCAGCCTCGTGTTCGAGACCGTCCGCTTCTTCGGCATGGTCTCGCCGATCGATTTCCTGTTCGGCACCAAGTGGGGCCCGGACACGATGGGCAATCCCGAGGCGGTCGATGCCTCGCGCTACGGTGCGGTGCCATTGTTCTGGGGGACGATCTTCATCGGCGCGATCATCGCGATGATCGTCGCGATCCCGCTCGGGTTGATGAGCGCGATCTACCTTACCCAATATGCCGATCCGCGCGTGCGCCGCTGGATCAAGCCGCTGCTCGAACTGCTCGCGGGCGTTCCCACCGTGGTCTACGGCTATTTCGCCGCGCTAACGCTCGCCCCGATGATCCGCAACGCCGCGGTCGCGGTCGGGATCACCAACGCCTCGACCGAAAGCGCGCTCGCCGCAGGGATCGTGATGGGGGTGATGATCATTCCCTTCGTCTCCTCGATGGCCGACGATTCGATGGCCGCCGTGCCCGGCGCGATGCGCGACGGCAGCCTGGCGATGGGCGCGACCAAGTCCGAGACGATCCGCCGCGTGCTGTTCCCCGCCGCGCTGCCGGGCATCGTCGCCGGCATCATGCTCGCCGTCAGCCGCGCGATCGGCGAGACGATGATCGTGGTGATGGCCGCATCGCCCGCCGCCAATCTTACCGCCAACCCGCTTGAACCGATGTCGACCGTCACGGTCCAGATCGTCAAGCTGCTGACCGGCGAGCAAAGCACCGATCACCCCGCAACGCTCAGCGCCTATGCGCTCGGCTTCGTGCTGTTCATGGTGACGCTCGCGCTGAACTTCATCGCGCTGCGCGTCGTCAAGCGCTTCCGTGAGGCCTACGAATGA
- a CDS encoding sensor histidine kinase, whose protein sequence is MGSGQNIPIAGISLAVVTFLALLMLGTDFVIALSVLTVWVGSLLVAAGRPPDPPKAKKKQPLTLESISDLIENSSIPLVITDRSTVALANHAARKLLGQHVIGQDTRVALRNPQAVKLLGDSRQNEAIVRGLVRRGDIWQINRQMIDDRLAILEFINQTAEADISRAHTDFVANASHELRTPLAAILGYVETLQEDGGNIDTPTARKFLGTIEREAQRLHALVSDLMSLSRVEAEKHDLPTERIDLAPLLERAARDAAGLSRVDRLALEITAQPVVTGDRQQLEQVVRNLVDNALKYGAADRPVVVTLDLTQNDLARITVTDEGEGIAPDQIPHLTRRFYRTDPGRSRASGGTGLGLAIVKHIVERHRGRLDITSALGKGTSVVVRLPVAQDGLSAAAEPYSDQTAPLSH, encoded by the coding sequence ATGGGCAGCGGCCAGAACATTCCCATAGCCGGCATCAGCCTTGCGGTGGTGACCTTCCTGGCCCTGCTGATGCTGGGCACCGATTTCGTCATTGCGCTGTCGGTGCTGACCGTGTGGGTGGGCTCGCTGCTCGTTGCCGCAGGCCGTCCGCCCGATCCGCCCAAGGCCAAGAAGAAGCAGCCGCTCACGCTCGAATCGATCAGCGACCTGATCGAGAATTCTTCGATTCCCCTCGTCATCACCGATCGCAGCACAGTCGCGCTGGCCAATCACGCGGCGCGCAAGCTGCTGGGGCAGCACGTGATCGGCCAGGACACCCGCGTTGCGCTGCGCAACCCCCAGGCCGTCAAACTGCTTGGCGACAGCAGGCAGAACGAGGCGATCGTGCGCGGCCTCGTGCGGCGCGGCGATATCTGGCAGATCAACCGCCAGATGATCGACGACCGGCTTGCGATCCTCGAATTCATCAACCAGACCGCCGAGGCCGACATCAGCCGCGCGCACACCGACTTCGTCGCCAACGCCAGCCACGAACTGCGCACCCCGCTCGCTGCGATCCTCGGCTATGTCGAAACCTTGCAGGAAGACGGCGGCAACATCGACACGCCGACCGCGCGCAAGTTCCTGGGCACGATCGAGCGCGAGGCGCAGCGTCTTCACGCGCTGGTCAGCGATCTGATGAGCCTGAGCCGGGTCGAGGCCGAAAAGCACGATCTTCCGACCGAGCGGATCGATCTTGCCCCGCTGCTGGAACGTGCCGCCCGCGATGCCGCCGGGCTCAGCCGGGTCGATCGCCTCGCGCTTGAGATTACGGCGCAGCCGGTCGTCACCGGCGATCGCCAGCAGCTTGAACAGGTGGTGCGCAATCTCGTCGACAACGCGCTCAAATACGGCGCGGCGGATCGGCCTGTGGTCGTCACGCTCGATCTGACGCAGAACGATCTGGCACGGATCACGGTGACCGACGAAGGCGAAGGCATCGCGCCCGATCAGATCCCGCATCTCACCCGGCGATTCTATCGCACCGATCCGGGCCGCAGCCGCGCCTCGGGCGGGACCGGGCTCGGCCTCGCCATCGTCAAGCATATTGTGGAACGCCACCGCGGGCGGCTCGACATCACCAGTGCGCTGGGGAAAGGGACCAGCGTGGTGGTGCGGCTACCTGTCGCGCAGGACGGGCTTTCCGCTGCCGCAGAACCTTATTCGGATCAAACCGCGCCTTTGTCACACTAG